One stretch of Zingiber officinale cultivar Zhangliang chromosome 6B, Zo_v1.1, whole genome shotgun sequence DNA includes these proteins:
- the LOC121990751 gene encoding uncharacterized protein LOC121990751, whose protein sequence is MVDSTVECELICMLDVYQGYHQVPLTREDQEKVSFVTTDGTFCYKVMPFGLKNAGATYQRMMNKYQPRSAIKAQALADFVAEVQNLEPESSWKVYVDGSFARQGSGIGILLISPREDRVQLSIRLDHRATNNEAEYEALIAGLQAARHVGATKVLIHSDSQLATQQLNGTFEINSSRLRLYAEAFERLKASFQEVIVCKIPRSENQIADELTKLASALTPIVTNCPIEQVSLVVHVDRARGIPFLDDWRAPIVKLLQSGILTGNHDADRSLRRRAARFTLVGEQLYKKAFSRPLLKCVGSEDAEYILQEELKHRASHWNEAFWKVLAGSCGLLLQMGGSRTASKDNRSMVKKFIWQNIICRFSIPRRLVSDNGRQFTGQELKEWCEGYGIQQAFTSVAYPQSNGQAEVTNREILRILRARLDHMGGSWMDELPSVLWALHTTPKEGTGVTLFHLVYDGEAVVPVEIEVESDRVLHYDEGNEERRLMELDMVNEVHDKAAARLTVYRQRMRKNYNRRVIPRSFQSGDLVWKKVRPVGDVKKLEAP, encoded by the exons atggtggactcgacggTCGAATGCGAGTTGATTTGCATGCTTGATGTCTATCAAGGCTACCACCAGGTACCACTCACGCgcgaagatcaggagaaggtcagcttcgtcactaCTGATGGGACGTTCTGCTACAAGGTCATGCCGTTCGGGCTAAAGAACGCTGGCGCCACCTATcagaggatgatgaacaaa tatcaacctcGGTCTGCCATAAAAGCACAGGCCCTGGCGGACTTTGTCGCGGAAGTACAAAATCTGGAACCTGAGTCCTCATGGAAGGTGTACGTGGATGGTTCGTTCGCTCGCCAAGGAAGTGGGATCGGTATATTACTCATCTCTCCTAGAGAGGACCGGGTGCAGTTATCCATTCGGCTGGATCACCgggccaccaacaacgaagccGAGTACGAAGCTCTCATAGCCGGTCTGCAAGCTGCTCGACACGTCGGGGCAACCAAGGTACTCATACATTCAGATTCACAATTGGCCACGCAGCAGCTGAACGGAACGTTCGAGATCAATAGCTCTCGACTCAGGCTATATGCGGAGGCCTTTGAGAGGCTCAAGGCGAGCTTCCAAGAGGTCATCGTATGCAAGATtccccgatcggagaaccaaaTAGCAGATGAACTGACAAAGTTGGCTAGCGCACTAACGCCGATCGTCACCAATTGTCCGATAGAGCAAGTCTCCCTAGTGGTGCACGTTGACCGAGCGAGAGGAATACCATTTCTGGATGATTGGAGGGCACCCATCGTGAAGCTCCTCCAATCGGGAATTTTAACTGGAAATCACGACGCCGATCGGAGTTTAAGGAGGAGAGCCGCCCGGTTCACACTGGTAGGCGAGCAACTATATAAAAAGGCATTCTCCCGCCCTCTGCTCAAATGTGTGGGCTCGGAGGACGCCgaatacatcctccaagaggagctcaaacaCAGGGCAtcccattggaatgaggccttttgg AAAGTTCTTGCTGGTAGctgtggattacttctccaaatgggtggaagtcGAACCGCTAGCAAGGATAATAGAagtatggtcaagaagttcatatgGCAGAATATCATATGTCGGTTCAGCATTCCACGCCGGCTTGTTTCGGACAATGGGAGACAGTTCACCGGCCAAGAGCTGAAAGAATGGTGCGAGGGCTATGGCATACAGCAAGCTTTCACCTCCGTAGCCTACCCCCAGAGCAATGGACAAGCGGAGGTCaccaaccgagagattctcaGAATACTGCGCGCccggctcgatcacatgggaggtAGTTGGATGGATGAGCTGCCGAGTGTATTATGGGCGCTGCATACGACACCCAAAGAGGGAACTGGTGTCACTCTGTTCCATCTAGTATACGATGGGGAAGCGGTAGTCCCAGTGGAAATCGAAGTAGAGTCTGATCGGGTGTTGCATTACGACGAAGGAAATGAGGAGCGGAGGCTGATGGAACTCGATATGGTCAATGAGGTTCATGATAAGGCAGCCGCTCGGTTGACAGTGTATAGGCAAAGGATGCGGAAAAACTACAATCGGCGGGTAATCCCTAGATCTTTTCAGTCGGGCgatctagtatggaagaaggTCAGGCCGGTCGGCGATGTCAAGAAGTTGGAAGCTCCATAG
- the LOC121991938 gene encoding auxin response factor 5-like, with the protein MSSISLNNAAALLDEMKLLREAPNKSSARKVINSELWHACAGPLVSLPQPGNLVYYFPQGHSEQVTASTRKIANSQIPAYTDLPPQLMCQVHNVTLHADKETDEIYAQMTLQPANSESDVFPIPDLGFSKCKHPSEFFCKILTASDTSTHGGFSVPRRAAEKLFPQLDYSMQPPNQELIVRDLHDNSWTFRHIYRGQPKRHLLTTGWSLFVGAKRLKAGDSVLFIRDEKSQLLLGVRRANRKQISLPSSVLSADSMHIGVLAAAAHAASSRSPFTVYYNPRACSSEFVIPLTKFHKAAYTQISIGMRFGMTFETEESSKRRYMGTIVGISDYDPLRWPNSKWRNLQVEWDEHGYGERSDRVSVWEIETPESLFAFPSVASTLKRQCLPGYVGPAINRHLGNLKTLPNPNSNGNIDPPNFAGIGPEEFLRFLDKSCNPNYNGLLGHHPSIYANILQNARSNEFYRNITMPALGTTRNSTKQVVGSAAIQQKQHFRLQQSMFVSGNVIPQEHSSIPQGVESDFTRTNVTSLVSSTEEAHPAEDEQNFHDHDVEGVNPNNPQMSESASLHESVCQQAIVSVEPAVELEEKSENMVKSDSGDILECLEEFVKHQNEENSTGSGSFSDRRNTDHVPVNQDLQVTEQGHGKFVHQQHNETLASVSHGFNTTQSSDITNLNNLFLHHDYPHHVPGHDAWMMQHSGLQPFVGSSKKLEFPYMSIKSDSYVSSTGNGATCSTDVSFIADPRAFEPIQTFQLPCISDSQTPQRFTTNNQEYLGNQLNSIDDELVVQGILSSEVQGECSFMHGISNSCGIMDLSEESNNQSNAINNLHVPNMAIEGLNNLGSSEFHIPPVMPLCNFTSNHETMSQITSSRMTDSAFSLQDIPDSSAGTSTSSMAANDYNLYRGSRKQTCQQPLRTYTKVQKLGSVGRSIDVMRFNNYRELRLAISCMFGLEGQLDDPRSSEWKLVYVDYENDVLLVGDDPWEEFINCVRCIRILSPSEVQQMSEDGVPLTDGFA; encoded by the exons ATGTCTTCCATTAGTCTAAATAATGCAGCTGCCCTGCTCGATGAAATGAAGCTGTTGCGAGAAGCTCCCAATAAGTCAA GCGCAAGAAAGGTGATAAACTCTGAGCTTTGGCATGCCTGTGCTGGGCCACTTGTATCATTACCCCAACCAGGCAACCTTGTCTACTATTTCCCACAAGGGCATAGCGAGCAG GTGACTGCATCGACTAGGAAAATAGCAAATTCACAGATCCCTGCCTACACAGATCTCCCACCTCAGTTGATGTGCCAAGTTCATAATGTCACGTTACAT GCCGACAAAGAGACTGATGAAATATATGCTCAGATGACACTTCAGCCTGCCAATTCT GAAAGTGATGTTTTCCCCATCCCGGACCTTGGTTTTAGTAAATGTAAGCATCCATCTGAATTCTTCTGTAAGATTTTAACTGCAAGTGATACTAGCACACACGGTGGATTCTCTGTACCTAGAAGGGCTGCTGAAAAACTATTTCCACAATTG GACTATTCTATGCAACCTCCAAATCAAGAACTTATTGTTAGAGATTTGCATGATAACTCCTGGACATTTAGACACATTTATCGTG GACAGCCAAAGAGGCATCTTCTTACGACGGGATGGAGTCTGTTTGTGGGTGCAAAAAGACTAAAAGCTGGTGATTCTGTATTATTTATCAG GGATGAGAAGTCTCAGCTACTCTTGGGTGTTAGACGTGCCAATCGAAAGCAAATATCCCTGCCATCATCTGTACTCTCCGCAGACAGTATGCACATCGGTGTCCTTGCTGCTGCTGCTCATGCTGCATCAAGTCGGAGCCCATTCACTGTATATTATAATCCTAG AGCATGTTCTTCAGAGTTTGTAATTCCTTTAACCAAGTTCCATAAAGCTGCATATACCCAAATATCAATTGGGATGCGATTTGGCATGACGTTTGAAACCGAGGAGTCAAGCAAACGCAG ATACATGGGCACAATTGTAGGCATCAGTGATTATGATCCTCTAAGATGGCCTAATTCAAAGTGGCGAAATTTGCAA GTAGAATGGGATGAACATGGTTATGGAGAGAGATCTGATCGGGTCAGTGTATGGGAAATCGAAACCCCAGAAAGCCTTTTTGCTTTTCCTAGTGTAGCTTCAACTTTAAAAAGACAGTGTCTTCCTGGATATGTAG GTCCTGCAATAAACAGGCATCTAGGAAATCTGAAAACCTTACCGAATCCAAACAGCAATGGGAACATCGATCCACCAAACTTTGCCGGCATTGGTCCAGAAGAATTTCTTAGGTTTCTCGATAAGTCATGTAATCCTAACTACAATGGTCTGCTTGGGCACCATCCATCAATATATGCCAATATATTGCAAAATGCCAGAAGTAATGAATTTTACAGAAACATAACTATGCCGGCTTTAGGGACAACAAGAAATTCTACCAAACAAGTGGTCGGTTCAGCAGCAATTCAACAAAAACAGCATTTCCGTCTGCAGCAATCGATGTTTGTTTCTGGAAATGTAATCCCGCAAGAACATAGTTCGATACCCCAGGGTGTTGAATCAGATTTTACCAGAACCAATGTTACTTCACTAGTATCGAGCACTGAAGAAGCCCATCCAGCAGAAGATGAACAAAATTTTCATGATCATGATGTAGAGGGTGTGAATCCAAATAACCCACAAATGAGTGAAAGTGCATCATTGCATGAGTCTGTTTGTCAGCAAGCGATAGTGTCCGTGGAACCGGCTGTTGAATTGGAAGAGAAATCAGAAAACATGGTCAAATCAGATTCTGGTGACATACTCGAATGCCTGGAAGAATTTGTGAAACATCAAAATGAAGAAAATTCAACAGGTTCAGGCTCTTTCAGTGATCGCAGGAATACTGATCATGTACCTGTAAATCAAGATTTACAGGTGACAGAACAAGGTCATGGCAAATTTGTTCATCAGCAGCATAATGAAACTTTAGCATCGGTTTCACACGGGTTCAACACAACACAATCATCTGATATCACaaacttaaataacttatttCTGCATCATGACTACCCGCATCATGTCCCGGGCCATGATGCTTGGATGATGCAGCATTCCGGTCTGCAACCCTTTGTAGGTTCGTCAAAGAAACTGGAATTTCCTTACATGAGCATCAAGTCAGATTCCTATGTATCTTCTACCGGAAATGGTGCAACTTGCTCTACGGATGTGTCTTTTATAGCGGATCCCCGTGCTTTTGAGCCCATTCAGACATTTCAGCTTCCATGCATTTCAGATTCGCAGACCCCTCAGCGCTTCACGACTAATAATCAAGAATATTTAGGCAATCAATTGAACTCAATTGATGATGAGCTAGTCGTCCAAGGTATTTTATCGTCTGAGGTTCAAGGAGAGTGCAGTTTCATGCATGGTATATCCAACTCATGTGGGATAATGGACTTATCGGAGGAAAGCAACAACCAGAGCAATGCAATTAACAATCTTCATGTTCCAAATATGGCCATAGAAGGCCTGAATAACTTGGGGTCTTCAGAGTTTCATATTCCTCCAGTGATGCCCCTTTGCAATTTCACTTCGAATCATGAAACAATGTCTCAGATTACTTCGTCAAGAATGACAGATTCAGCCTTTTCTCTACAAGACATCCCTGACAGCTCCGCAGGGACTTCAACCAGCAGCATGGCAGCGAATGATTACAACCTGTACCGAGGATCTAGGAAGCAAACATGTCAACAACCTTTAAGAACATATACTAAG GTTCAGAAACTTGGATCGGTTGGAAGATCCATTGACGTGATGCGTTTCAACAATTACCGCGAATTGAGATTGGCCATATCGTGCATGTTTGGATTAGAGGGACAACTAGATGATCCACGTAGCTCCGAGTGGAAGCTTGTGTATGTGGATTATGAAAATGATGTTCTCTTGGTTGGAGACGATCCATGGGA GGAGTTCATCAACTGTGTTAGATGCATCAGAATTTTGTCACCTTCTGAGGTACAACAGATGAGTGAGGATGGTGTGCCGCTTACGGATGGCTTTGCATAA